Genomic window (Amaranthus tricolor cultivar Red isolate AtriRed21 chromosome 7, ASM2621246v1, whole genome shotgun sequence):
aaaacataatttcaTAATTGTATCAGCCAATAAAACATCCCTTTATAAGTGAACATTTCATTGCATTTATTCAACAACCAACCaacttcatttattatttcaaaCATTGTGGTGATAACAAAATAATTAGACAATTACATTACttattattaacaaaaaaaggCAAGTCAAACCATGGTGTAATGATTAAGTTAAGAAACAACAAGGGGCTTCTATCAATGTAAATAGCAACAGGATTGGCAAAAAATCTTGAATAGAAATTTCTTTGTGACAATTACATTTGCATTGAGATCCTCCAAAAATGTATCAACATCCTCCTCCTCCGATGTTATCACAATCATTCACTCTACATGTTTTAGTAGCATCCCTTTTTTGTGACAACGCATGTCTTTAGATATCTTTCTACACATATAGAACCTTTGTAGTCTAGGCTTCAATGCAAAATATCGTAGGACTTTTCTAGACAGCTTTACCCCCTTAGAGCctttcttttcttgttttcaCCTTGATAAACCATAAGTGGGACACTTAATCAATTTTTCATGCTCATCAATCTCAAAATAATCAAGGTTCATGTCTTTAATTAGTTTCTTAGCCTTGTATAAGAAGTTGGAAGGTTAGCTCTATAGCCTTGATGTTGTAATTGGAGCAAAATATCAAAAGAtttattactaattattcaaAACCTTTGAATGTAATTATTTAACAATATATGACAATTTAGACATTTGCATTGTTAATGGTTCTTGGTACTCCTCTAAACgtttgaaaaactttttttaCATTTGCATTAGATTCCTCAGGCTCacattatttaaaatttcttcAGCACTCCTAAATTAATAGCACCTACTCCACAGGCATCTTACAACATCCTCAATCACTATCAATGTCACTCAACTCATTAACATCATCCTCCTTATTACTTGATTCAACTAATTCTTCCCCGTGAAGTTCCCAAAATGTGCACTTCTCATACATTTCTTTCATAAGTAAGTCTAATTTTACATCACATTTCTTTTAAGAAATATAATGCGACAACTATTTTAAGGATACTTAATAGTAGTACTCTTTCTATCCTCTTCTCTTGCTttgaataaaaacataaaatttattaaattagaaGAACAGTTAATTAAAagattgaaatttgaaatttaaaaaaatacttaatagaaaataatatcaattgaAGAGATGACTTGTGAATTCTAAGACCAATACAAAATCCCTTCATAATTTTTTGCAATTCAAATTGTTGGCAGCAATAATTGGTGGTGAAACTGATCAGTGGTGGCTGCACCAATAAATTTGGGACGTAGGTTGGTAGTCGCGTGGGCTGGTGCATTTGGGTGAGAAGGAGCCGTGGAACAACATTTTTGAGAGGtagatcaattttttttaataaataagtaaCATTTTATTAGGGTGACGATTTTTACAACGACTTTGTTGTAtaatatatttcataattttttgcaACGACTTATGCTGTTACgaattattaatttagttttgaCAGCTAAATTAGTTATTGCCAAAAATGTTGTCTAAACCATGAAAATTTTTCGGTGAgaagttaatttttatttattacaataattattgagcaacaacaatggattttgcaacaacttttatttttcataacaagaaaaatatagtcgttgctaaaacttaTTACTGCAAATAATATTTCTTGTAGTGATCGTAAGTGATCAACTTTAACATTATAAAAAACCTATCACTTTAAGTTTATAAGtgatacaattttaaaatgattactttaagacaataaataTGCATTGAACCAACCCAATAAAGAGATCTCACCGTAAGACCATTTAAGAGAACTTGTGTAAGAGATTATGTTATCAAATCTAAGTACGAGTGTTTTTGTAGTTATGTTGGGTTCACAATTagatattgtaaaaaaaaacgtTAACTATAAATATAAATGTGATAAACtagccaaataagaaaattaaaaattaaaaaaatcagaaaaaatacaaattataaagatataaattttttattataaagttgTGTCATTAAAATATCAAGACTGCCAAAAATAGGTGAGATTTCATTTCGCAACGAAGCACTTCTCCGCGAGTCCAATTAAAGTAGTAGTaactcttgtatgagacgactgacatactaatttttaagatttaaatgaacaattttaagatttaaaaatacaatttaaagatttaaaagctcaatttcaatgtttttaatatcaactttaatgtttgagtcatcctattttaaaattgaaattagaaTTTAATGTCCTACAATTAGTCTTTTAAGTCctaaaattggttttttaagtATTAGAATTGACCTTTGaatcttaaaactgtcaaatttcatgacttaaaatgtcaattttaaattcttaaaattatttgaaattgaacttaattcttaaaattgacatttgaccttgtaaaattggtaaaaaaaaattatatataattgagcCGGTGCAATAAGACGCGTCTCAAGTAACTCTCTCACCCAAGTTTGTGTTAAAGTAGGGAGGCCCATGAGGAGTGTATGTTCTAGACACTTctatgtgaaaatttgaaaaaaataagattatttaacaactttattccaaaaataagtttcgttcaaactttattcccaaaataagcgttctTGGCTCCAAAGCTAGGCCTAGTGTAAactcgctcttactaacagcgaattaaaacaaatagtcaaagaaacccaaaatctcattatgccatcttcctcttctccttttaatgaacaatcaacttcaaattcaagtctcaaatgatgatacttttaactcagaagatacaaatgagccttggggtgatattaatagtgagagtaatgaattcgtcgaagctccttctgaggacgatgtgggtgttgacgaggaggctatagctaatgacatgaggttaggcaacattccaacaatcattgctcctacaccttatgcactagttccccctctagatgaacacgttgagcacaactcttggaggtcttgggcttgtgatacaacctacaccaatgaaggagagtttcaaaagggtatgatgtttgataacaaggatgcgttgttggatgctgttagattgtatcatattcgtaggaacgttgagtaccgaactgagacttcaaatcaaaccgtgctcaccttgaagtgtaaaagagggtgtgcttggaggcttagggctaggaagagctcctattcaccttcatgggagattgttacatataaagggaagcatgggggttgtgtattaagtactgaaaatgtgtcagccggacacattcatttgacatctttcgtgattaacaatcttattagaaattgtgttgctaaagacccatcaattaaggtctttGTGGTGCGACAAATGgtaaaagaccaatttggtgtcAAAGTGAtctataagcgggcatggtgtgctaaacagcaagcccttctctccatctatcGGACATGGGAggattcttatcctcttcttccacgcttcttgaaaacaatgcaagtttctaaccccgggactgtagttgagtggttctttaaggaagataatgatgttggtgtgtacgtccgtcctagtattagaactttccaacgtgtgttctgggcttttaaacctagtattgaggggttcaagtatcgcaaaccccttattgccattgacggaacacatttgtatggtaagtatcgccatacgttgttaactgcgattgctcaagatgggaacaagggaatcttcTCGCATGCCTTTGCTTTGTTAGAGAAAGAATGCATAACCGCatggtcttggtttatggcatctgttcgtaagcatgtgatgcatagtccaggtttatgtgttatttccgatagacatgcgggtattctagcaaccatggagaagccggaatggcaacctccgaatgcccatcataggttttgcttgcagcatttgttaagtaacttcaactgtcaaatgggtaatgtgaagctaaagaagatgtatggaaggactgcagagcaaagacaaccacatAAGGTCATCGAGGGATTAAAAGCTATTGGTGTTGCTAATCGAGAAgctcttttttggattgatcaagttggtgatatgtgtaaatggtcaatatgtcatgatggagggtataggtatggtgttactaataccaacttagccgaagtattcaataacgtgatgaagggtgtatctttcttgcctataactactcttgtggagttcaccttctaccgtgttaatgattattttgttaaaagacgCGAGAATGCAAATGCATGGCTAATTAGAGGAAATaagtacacttcacacgccacAAGAATTATCACCCCTAACACTGAGAAGGTAAACTTCCATGAGATCGTCGCATTTGACTGCAGACGAGGCCTTTTTCAAGTTAAGACTGgacgtggtaatagaggatccccaaagggtggtaaaatacaaagtgtggatTTGAGAGAAATGAAATGGACTTGTAACAAACCCTTcatatatcacttaccttgttctcatgttcttgccgtTTGTATTAAAAGACACTTATCGTATGAGCGTTTTGTGGACTCTTGCTACACTATCCAGAGCTATGTAAATACATATGAATCCATATTCATGCcgttgattgataagaggtcatggcctcaatacatCGGCGTTGAGGTGATACAAGATCCAGATCACATTCGTGGAATAGTAAGACCTAAGTCAAGGAGGATCACCAACGAGATGGACAAAGGATCAAGGAGACGCAACGCTTGTCGACGGTGTGGTTgtgaaggtcacaacactagaacttgcacgtTAAGGTAAACAGTATCTATATTGGAGTATATAAACATAAAGACTacgaaacaaataaataacataagtaaaaaatttGAGTATTTCTTAAGTCTTTTTACGTATAATCATAACTACAActtagttattgttgaattgcagtagagatggatccagcagctccaggccctcgAGACCCTAGTGTACAGACGATGCAGGCGGATCACAGAAGCAGTGTACTATGGGATGTCCAGGTTAGTGAACTTAGTATTTTGAATATACATGCCtttataatttaactttatGCTAATATAATCTTTGCGTTTAGGAGTCCGACATGGAGACCATATATACCAGGCATCCCGACTCTACTCGGTGGGCCATTGACGCACAGATCATCCCCTACCTTCAGCGAGCGAGGTTGTACGACTTCCACCTCATCGCTAgtcacggctttagtcgagcggtggcgccaagagacacataccttccacctacctctaGGTGAGGGTACTGTCACTTTACTTGACGTATCTGCGCTTACACAGCTTCCCATCAAGGGACATGCCGTTTGCACCGCTGGACGCCAACCCAAAAGTTGGCAAGATAAAGTCCATAGATTATTAGGAGTCCGACCTCCAGCAGAGGTAGCCAAAGGGAGTGCGTtgcgcgtaacatggcttgcGCAGAACTTCTCGCTCCTCTCTGAAGGTGTTGATGAGGCTACCGTTGAGAGATATGCTAAGGCATGTCTCTTATATCTGATTGGtgctgtcttgttctccgaAAAGAATGACAACAGGGTACAACTtttgtacttgacgttgcttgatgcgccatAGGAGGTCATCTCCGTTTACAGCTGGGGTTCCGCAGCCCTAACTTATTTTTACAGAAGACTGTGTGAAGCTTCacggaagaacgtgaaggagatcgctggGCCCCTGGTTATTCTCCAGGTAATACTAACTTTACATGTTAAcgctttatttcttaatttgtttttgtgtttcgtgtacttacttatatctgtaattcatagctttgggcgtgggagcacaTTCTCCTTGGGCAACCGATGAGGAGTGTGAGTGTGGGACGTGGTTCATTTAcgccaccaattcttccacccccacatgtgacgtatggatcgcggtggtcctttgaaagaCGTACAAGGACCCACACAGGATCGAGCATGGGGTTCTACCGCTATCAACTCGATCTACGTCGAGCTGACCAAACAAAACTTCATTACAACTTGCCTTGTAACTATCATattgcgtaatttattaattacattttcacgTGTGGTTTCaatgggacccttaccccgctgaggcatacgctgcattgcctcagcacttAGGGATCTTGTCAAAGGCGTGGAGAGCCTCTGTACCTTTgatatgcttcgacatagtagaagtgcatctccctgagcgcgtactgcgccaatttgggattGTCCAGGGCATCCCGCTACCATGTGACACAGTGGCGGATCTCCATCACAGCTCACGCAAGGGTCGTGAGCTCAAGAACTGATTGGAGATCAACTAGCGTCATATAGCTCGTTGGGATCATAGGCTggagctgctggcccaaggtgcgccgatcgaggctgtaggcgcacctacttcAGCGGATTAAATGCCTTGGTTCCTttccatcactcgtcgatggatgacaccacgaggtatcatcgcgGCAGCCCAGTAtgctcccgcagcaccgacgatgacacactttgtaagtattcttcaacgttgagTATTATCTATAGAACTTACATGTTATACATTTTCTTAATACTTCAGTCttaatgcaggcacagggcattgcgtctgtcatcagctccacccaagaggagccagtacgggagattgcccaaggcatactcctagaGACATAGTTTCAGTACTTCATTCCAGAAATCGTTGTGTCCGACACCACTATGGACGAGcaggggtcatctcctcatcatgccgaagttcatcttgaggaggtagacttaacgtgccccgactATGGTGCCAGGTCCTTACAGGGTGCTGGAACAtcacagtatcaatcacctcccctacccgagcgtcatgcgacggcctcttactatcgtaggaggcgtcgtaaatcgtcacagttagacagggtacaggaggaggattagtattagtatactgtttgtatatattgacattagtgacattttgtatatattgaacatttgcacatattcaatatttgtaatatttggacttttgtgtataatttgtaatatatatatatatatatatatatatatatatatatatatatatatatatatatatatatatatatatatatatatatatatatatatatatttttatcatattatcacacgtttattatgaatgaaatgatgttaagtactcagagttttcggcgatgaatcattccgccaagtaTGCATGTAGCAGGAGCgacactctcgatacataattaacattaataattatacttaagataaataatgcagaagtgtaaaacgccgaactgctaaaaaccatttgaactaaaaatcgttcaaaacataagtaaaaaaaaaatcttacaactgagaaaatataaaataaggtttacttaaatacgataaaaaaaaacataagtacaatatagtcatcaagtaaaatcattgaagctaagtcctcgatagaataattaaagttgcggcctggatcgaaacctgagctaattttttttcctgcaaaatactgtcatccataatacggatgacagccgattaaatcggtcaacgataaagccgagtacaattttctcaataagcttatgatgcgatagttaaatcatgcttacaaaataatcatcaagcacaatatagaaggttattactcattattgacctttactaagccattaagttacattctcaatacttgcagaagttcattactgctactaaatacttggtaaccttaatgcttatttaatcaagttcaattaagcctcatagctttaccatcatagcacatcacaagatcacaacaataatgacaactgatatatgtaagggtctggttaggtgaggaccgtagtcctaaaccctaactgtggtgggagtcgtcactcctctcaatactattatgctcgagacttcacaggatgggtttttctcggaccccctgtctgacaccgcattttacgtgccggctaacacggacgccgggattttacatgccggtccatggttcgacgttaccttactatcagagtcatacaatcaatatcatgcaatatcaaacaagactctaaaccgaaatagtttaccttcttataagtcaaacttccactagtcaaaaatttgacaattctacccttttaatagaaacaaattactagaatctaataaattaatattaattaaataacaaatttttgtaGCTATACTAAaaatcctgaggctaaactaggtcattattgtgtcataaataatcataacagtcaagggtaatatttctaagtacttaataacatattttatcaaataaccagtaaaatagtaaaacagatctatcatcactataaaaataacataatccgacaagttattaagggtccaaaatctatatgaaatgagttttcaagaaaaacaatgctaagcattttaacaaatttgttt
Coding sequences:
- the LOC130818489 gene encoding uncharacterized protein LOC130818489; protein product: MTLVAAPINLGRRLVVAWAGAFGRENANAWLIRGNKYTSHATRIITPNTEKVNFHEIVAFDCRRGLFQVKTGRGNRGSPKGGKIQSVDLREMKWTCNKPFIYHLPCSHVLAVCIKRHLSYERFVDSCYTIQSYVNTYESIFMPLIDKRSWPQYIGVEVIQDPDHIRGIVRPKSRRITNEMDKGSRRRNACRRCGCEGHNTRTCTLR